A window of Platichthys flesus chromosome 23, fPlaFle2.1, whole genome shotgun sequence contains these coding sequences:
- the pacsin2 gene encoding protein kinase C and casein kinase substrate in neurons protein 2 isoform X2 produces MSGSYDDSMIDVSSDSFWEVGNYKRTVRRVDDGNRLCNDLMNCLHERARIEKSYALQLSEWGKRWRQLVDKGPQYGTLERAWSALCTEAEKVSELHMEVKAALMGEDFEKLKNWQRDSYHKQMIGGFKESKEAEDGFRKAQKPWAKKLKEVDTMKKSYHSACKEEKLAASRETNSKLESNNSPEAQKKLQEKLEKCQQEVQKTKERYDKSLEELDKVTPQYMENMEQVFEQWQQFEEKRISFFRELLLEVKQHLDLSTEHRFQTIYQTMEDTISATDAEEDLKWFRSNHGPAMPMNWPQFEDWSIDLNRTLSRREKKKPSEGVTLTGINQTGSDQPVQSVKTSSSLTVPTKTAPVGSNPFEEEEEEKEEEIAVEQETTVNHISVEKEEIKTVGSMEKTPDWSDEDTGSNPFSANGEGNPFEDESASPGLSVAVRALYDYEGQEQDELSFQAGDELTKIGDEDDQGWCKGQLKNGKSGLYPANYVEAIQ; encoded by the exons ATGTCGGGCTCCTACGACGACTCCATGATCGATGTCTCCAGTGATAGCTTCTGGGAG GTCGGTAACTACAAGCGAACAGTGAGACGGGTAGACGATGGCAACCGGCTCTGTAATGACCTGATGAACTGTCTCCATGAGCGGGCACGTATTGAGAAGTCGTACGCACTGCAGCTCTCAGAATGGGGCAAACGTTGGCGGCAACTCGTAGATAAAg GTCCTCAGTATGGTACATTGGAGCGGGCTTGGTCCGCTCTGTGCACGGAGGCGGAGAAGGTGAGCGAGCTCCACATGGAGGTGAAAGCAGCCCTGATGGGAGAAGACTTCGAGAAACTGAAGAACTGGCAGCGAGACTCCTACCACAAACAGATGATTGGCGGCTTTAAAGAGAGTAAAGAGGCGGAGGACGGCTTCCGCAAGGCTCAGAAACCCTGGGCCAAGAAACTCAAAGAG GTGGATACGATGAAGAAATCTTATCATTCCGCCTGCAAAGAGGAGAAGCTGGCGGCCAGCAGGGAGACCAACAGCAAACTAGAGAGCAACAACAGCCCTGAAGCCCAgaagaagctccaggagaaacTGGAGAAGTGTCAGCAGGAGGTGCAGAAG ACTAAAGAACGCTATGATAAATCCCTTGAAGAGCTGGACAAGGTGACCCCTCAGTACATGGAGAACATGGAGCAGGTGTTTGAGCAGTGGCAGCAGTTTGAAGAAAAACGCATCAGCTTCTTCAGAGAGTTGCTGCTGGAGGTTAAACAGCACCTGGACCTCTCGACCGAACACAG ATTCCAGACGATCTACCAGACGATGGAAGACACAATCTCAGCCACTGACGCTGAAGAGGACTTGAAATGGTTCCGGTCCAATCACGGCCCTGCCATGCCAATGAACTGGCCCCAGTTTGAG GACTGGTCCATAGACCTGAACCGAACGCTCAGCAGGCGAGAAAAGAAGAAGCCATCGGAAGGCGTCACGCTGACCGGCATCAATCAAACTGGATCAGACCAGCCTGTTCAGTCTGTCAAGACCAGCAGCAG CCTGACTGTGCCCACTAAAACAGCACCAGTGGGCTCGAACCCcttcgaggaggaggaggaggagaaggaagaggaaattGCTGTGGAGCAGGAGACCACAGTCAACCACATCAGtgtggagaaagaggaaataaaaac TGTGGGCAGCATGGAGAAGACTCCAGACTGGTCAGACGAGGACACAGGAAGTAACCCATTCTCCGCCAATGGTGAAGGGAACCCGTTTGAGGATGAATCAGCTTCTCCGGGTCTGTCTGTGGCTGTCAGAGCCCTCTACGACTACGAAGGGCAGGAGCAGGACGAGCTCAGCTTCCAAGCAG GGGATGAATTAACAAAAATTGGCGATGAAGACGATCAGGGTTGGTGCAAAGGCCAGCTCAAGAACGGGAAATCGGGCCTATATCCTGCTAACTATGTGGAGGCCATCCAGTAG
- the pacsin2 gene encoding protein kinase C and casein kinase substrate in neurons protein 2 isoform X3, translating to MSGSYDDSMIDVSSDSFWEVGNYKRTVRRVDDGNRLCNDLMNCLHERARIEKSYALQLSEWGKRWRQLVDKGPQYGTLERAWSALCTEAEKVSELHMEVKAALMGEDFEKLKNWQRDSYHKQMIGGFKESKEAEDGFRKAQKPWAKKLKEVDTMKKSYHSACKEEKLAASRETNSKLESNNSPEAQKKLQEKLEKCQQEVQKTKERYDKSLEELDKVTPQYMENMEQVFEQWQQFEEKRISFFRELLLEVKQHLDLSTEHRFQTIYQTMEDTISATDAEEDLKWFRSNHGPAMPMNWPQFENLDWSHPRSFKRRSIVDWSIDLNRTLSRREKKKPSEGVTLTGINQTGSDQPVQSVKTSSSVGSMEKTPDWSDEDTGSNPFSANGEGNPFEDESASPGLSVAVRALYDYEGQEQDELSFQAGDELTKIGDEDDQGWCKGQLKNGKSGLYPANYVEAIQ from the exons ATGTCGGGCTCCTACGACGACTCCATGATCGATGTCTCCAGTGATAGCTTCTGGGAG GTCGGTAACTACAAGCGAACAGTGAGACGGGTAGACGATGGCAACCGGCTCTGTAATGACCTGATGAACTGTCTCCATGAGCGGGCACGTATTGAGAAGTCGTACGCACTGCAGCTCTCAGAATGGGGCAAACGTTGGCGGCAACTCGTAGATAAAg GTCCTCAGTATGGTACATTGGAGCGGGCTTGGTCCGCTCTGTGCACGGAGGCGGAGAAGGTGAGCGAGCTCCACATGGAGGTGAAAGCAGCCCTGATGGGAGAAGACTTCGAGAAACTGAAGAACTGGCAGCGAGACTCCTACCACAAACAGATGATTGGCGGCTTTAAAGAGAGTAAAGAGGCGGAGGACGGCTTCCGCAAGGCTCAGAAACCCTGGGCCAAGAAACTCAAAGAG GTGGATACGATGAAGAAATCTTATCATTCCGCCTGCAAAGAGGAGAAGCTGGCGGCCAGCAGGGAGACCAACAGCAAACTAGAGAGCAACAACAGCCCTGAAGCCCAgaagaagctccaggagaaacTGGAGAAGTGTCAGCAGGAGGTGCAGAAG ACTAAAGAACGCTATGATAAATCCCTTGAAGAGCTGGACAAGGTGACCCCTCAGTACATGGAGAACATGGAGCAGGTGTTTGAGCAGTGGCAGCAGTTTGAAGAAAAACGCATCAGCTTCTTCAGAGAGTTGCTGCTGGAGGTTAAACAGCACCTGGACCTCTCGACCGAACACAG ATTCCAGACGATCTACCAGACGATGGAAGACACAATCTCAGCCACTGACGCTGAAGAGGACTTGAAATGGTTCCGGTCCAATCACGGCCCTGCCATGCCAATGAACTGGCCCCAGTTTGAG AATTTGGACTGGTCCCATCCACGCTCCTTTAAGAGAAGGTCCATTGTA GACTGGTCCATAGACCTGAACCGAACGCTCAGCAGGCGAGAAAAGAAGAAGCCATCGGAAGGCGTCACGCTGACCGGCATCAATCAAACTGGATCAGACCAGCCTGTTCAGTCTGTCAAGACCAGCAGCAG TGTGGGCAGCATGGAGAAGACTCCAGACTGGTCAGACGAGGACACAGGAAGTAACCCATTCTCCGCCAATGGTGAAGGGAACCCGTTTGAGGATGAATCAGCTTCTCCGGGTCTGTCTGTGGCTGTCAGAGCCCTCTACGACTACGAAGGGCAGGAGCAGGACGAGCTCAGCTTCCAAGCAG GGGATGAATTAACAAAAATTGGCGATGAAGACGATCAGGGTTGGTGCAAAGGCCAGCTCAAGAACGGGAAATCGGGCCTATATCCTGCTAACTATGTGGAGGCCATCCAGTAG
- the pacsin2 gene encoding protein kinase C and casein kinase substrate in neurons protein 2 isoform X1, translating to MSGSYDDSMIDVSSDSFWEVGNYKRTVRRVDDGNRLCNDLMNCLHERARIEKSYALQLSEWGKRWRQLVDKGPQYGTLERAWSALCTEAEKVSELHMEVKAALMGEDFEKLKNWQRDSYHKQMIGGFKESKEAEDGFRKAQKPWAKKLKEVDTMKKSYHSACKEEKLAASRETNSKLESNNSPEAQKKLQEKLEKCQQEVQKTKERYDKSLEELDKVTPQYMENMEQVFEQWQQFEEKRISFFRELLLEVKQHLDLSTEHRFQTIYQTMEDTISATDAEEDLKWFRSNHGPAMPMNWPQFENLDWSHPRSFKRRSIVDWSIDLNRTLSRREKKKPSEGVTLTGINQTGSDQPVQSVKTSSSLTVPTKTAPVGSNPFEEEEEEKEEEIAVEQETTVNHISVEKEEIKTVGSMEKTPDWSDEDTGSNPFSANGEGNPFEDESASPGLSVAVRALYDYEGQEQDELSFQAGDELTKIGDEDDQGWCKGQLKNGKSGLYPANYVEAIQ from the exons ATGTCGGGCTCCTACGACGACTCCATGATCGATGTCTCCAGTGATAGCTTCTGGGAG GTCGGTAACTACAAGCGAACAGTGAGACGGGTAGACGATGGCAACCGGCTCTGTAATGACCTGATGAACTGTCTCCATGAGCGGGCACGTATTGAGAAGTCGTACGCACTGCAGCTCTCAGAATGGGGCAAACGTTGGCGGCAACTCGTAGATAAAg GTCCTCAGTATGGTACATTGGAGCGGGCTTGGTCCGCTCTGTGCACGGAGGCGGAGAAGGTGAGCGAGCTCCACATGGAGGTGAAAGCAGCCCTGATGGGAGAAGACTTCGAGAAACTGAAGAACTGGCAGCGAGACTCCTACCACAAACAGATGATTGGCGGCTTTAAAGAGAGTAAAGAGGCGGAGGACGGCTTCCGCAAGGCTCAGAAACCCTGGGCCAAGAAACTCAAAGAG GTGGATACGATGAAGAAATCTTATCATTCCGCCTGCAAAGAGGAGAAGCTGGCGGCCAGCAGGGAGACCAACAGCAAACTAGAGAGCAACAACAGCCCTGAAGCCCAgaagaagctccaggagaaacTGGAGAAGTGTCAGCAGGAGGTGCAGAAG ACTAAAGAACGCTATGATAAATCCCTTGAAGAGCTGGACAAGGTGACCCCTCAGTACATGGAGAACATGGAGCAGGTGTTTGAGCAGTGGCAGCAGTTTGAAGAAAAACGCATCAGCTTCTTCAGAGAGTTGCTGCTGGAGGTTAAACAGCACCTGGACCTCTCGACCGAACACAG ATTCCAGACGATCTACCAGACGATGGAAGACACAATCTCAGCCACTGACGCTGAAGAGGACTTGAAATGGTTCCGGTCCAATCACGGCCCTGCCATGCCAATGAACTGGCCCCAGTTTGAG AATTTGGACTGGTCCCATCCACGCTCCTTTAAGAGAAGGTCCATTGTA GACTGGTCCATAGACCTGAACCGAACGCTCAGCAGGCGAGAAAAGAAGAAGCCATCGGAAGGCGTCACGCTGACCGGCATCAATCAAACTGGATCAGACCAGCCTGTTCAGTCTGTCAAGACCAGCAGCAG CCTGACTGTGCCCACTAAAACAGCACCAGTGGGCTCGAACCCcttcgaggaggaggaggaggagaaggaagaggaaattGCTGTGGAGCAGGAGACCACAGTCAACCACATCAGtgtggagaaagaggaaataaaaac TGTGGGCAGCATGGAGAAGACTCCAGACTGGTCAGACGAGGACACAGGAAGTAACCCATTCTCCGCCAATGGTGAAGGGAACCCGTTTGAGGATGAATCAGCTTCTCCGGGTCTGTCTGTGGCTGTCAGAGCCCTCTACGACTACGAAGGGCAGGAGCAGGACGAGCTCAGCTTCCAAGCAG GGGATGAATTAACAAAAATTGGCGATGAAGACGATCAGGGTTGGTGCAAAGGCCAGCTCAAGAACGGGAAATCGGGCCTATATCCTGCTAACTATGTGGAGGCCATCCAGTAG
- the pacsin2 gene encoding protein kinase C and casein kinase substrate in neurons protein 2 isoform X4 codes for MSGSYDDSMIDVSSDSFWEVGNYKRTVRRVDDGNRLCNDLMNCLHERARIEKSYALQLSEWGKRWRQLVDKGPQYGTLERAWSALCTEAEKVSELHMEVKAALMGEDFEKLKNWQRDSYHKQMIGGFKESKEAEDGFRKAQKPWAKKLKEVDTMKKSYHSACKEEKLAASRETNSKLESNNSPEAQKKLQEKLEKCQQEVQKTKERYDKSLEELDKVTPQYMENMEQVFEQWQQFEEKRISFFRELLLEVKQHLDLSTEHRFQTIYQTMEDTISATDAEEDLKWFRSNHGPAMPMNWPQFEDWSIDLNRTLSRREKKKPSEGVTLTGINQTGSDQPVQSVKTSSSVGSMEKTPDWSDEDTGSNPFSANGEGNPFEDESASPGLSVAVRALYDYEGQEQDELSFQAGDELTKIGDEDDQGWCKGQLKNGKSGLYPANYVEAIQ; via the exons ATGTCGGGCTCCTACGACGACTCCATGATCGATGTCTCCAGTGATAGCTTCTGGGAG GTCGGTAACTACAAGCGAACAGTGAGACGGGTAGACGATGGCAACCGGCTCTGTAATGACCTGATGAACTGTCTCCATGAGCGGGCACGTATTGAGAAGTCGTACGCACTGCAGCTCTCAGAATGGGGCAAACGTTGGCGGCAACTCGTAGATAAAg GTCCTCAGTATGGTACATTGGAGCGGGCTTGGTCCGCTCTGTGCACGGAGGCGGAGAAGGTGAGCGAGCTCCACATGGAGGTGAAAGCAGCCCTGATGGGAGAAGACTTCGAGAAACTGAAGAACTGGCAGCGAGACTCCTACCACAAACAGATGATTGGCGGCTTTAAAGAGAGTAAAGAGGCGGAGGACGGCTTCCGCAAGGCTCAGAAACCCTGGGCCAAGAAACTCAAAGAG GTGGATACGATGAAGAAATCTTATCATTCCGCCTGCAAAGAGGAGAAGCTGGCGGCCAGCAGGGAGACCAACAGCAAACTAGAGAGCAACAACAGCCCTGAAGCCCAgaagaagctccaggagaaacTGGAGAAGTGTCAGCAGGAGGTGCAGAAG ACTAAAGAACGCTATGATAAATCCCTTGAAGAGCTGGACAAGGTGACCCCTCAGTACATGGAGAACATGGAGCAGGTGTTTGAGCAGTGGCAGCAGTTTGAAGAAAAACGCATCAGCTTCTTCAGAGAGTTGCTGCTGGAGGTTAAACAGCACCTGGACCTCTCGACCGAACACAG ATTCCAGACGATCTACCAGACGATGGAAGACACAATCTCAGCCACTGACGCTGAAGAGGACTTGAAATGGTTCCGGTCCAATCACGGCCCTGCCATGCCAATGAACTGGCCCCAGTTTGAG GACTGGTCCATAGACCTGAACCGAACGCTCAGCAGGCGAGAAAAGAAGAAGCCATCGGAAGGCGTCACGCTGACCGGCATCAATCAAACTGGATCAGACCAGCCTGTTCAGTCTGTCAAGACCAGCAGCAG TGTGGGCAGCATGGAGAAGACTCCAGACTGGTCAGACGAGGACACAGGAAGTAACCCATTCTCCGCCAATGGTGAAGGGAACCCGTTTGAGGATGAATCAGCTTCTCCGGGTCTGTCTGTGGCTGTCAGAGCCCTCTACGACTACGAAGGGCAGGAGCAGGACGAGCTCAGCTTCCAAGCAG GGGATGAATTAACAAAAATTGGCGATGAAGACGATCAGGGTTGGTGCAAAGGCCAGCTCAAGAACGGGAAATCGGGCCTATATCCTGCTAACTATGTGGAGGCCATCCAGTAG